The region TAACAGAATATCCCAGGGTTCTACACAGGAAGGTAGCAGGACAAAATTAAATGAAGCCAATGGAAACATTAGGACCGGTAACTAAaaactttaaaagaaataaaataagggGAGTCTTAAGGAAAGAGTGAAGAGTTGAGAGAAAATATCATCGAATGTATCTCTTAATTGTGCAAGTCAAAAATCATACAAGTTTGTCCTGCGTAATTGTCATTCACTAGCTCACAATGTCTGTGCAGAAAATTATAGCACCAGCTATAATTTCTCAGAAAGGGATAAAGAAGAATTTAAAAACAGAATGAAAAAACCTACAATTGTCAGTAACAGAAGAACAAAATGAAAGGTTAATATTTTAAGGTAAGTTTTCACTAAAAACATTAACTATTCTTTACTCCTCAcagggtaaaagcaaattactgtggatgctggaatctgaaactaaaagagaaaatttgtcaaagggtcagttagactcgaaacatcagcttttttctctccttacagatactgccagacctgctgagattttccagcattttctcttttggtttctttACTCCTCACATTCTAGTTGCACAATATAGGGCACATTTAATCAAGTATCTTAAAGAAATTCTGGATTCcatatgcagaagataacaaGTTTACTCCACCCTCAATGACCACAAACTATTGTAACTACATGGGCTAACTGTAGAACTCACCAAGCACTACAAAAGTTGTTAATAGTACTAGCTCATCATATTGACTCCAGTGGGTAAACTGGAGggagaaaacaaaagtaaagatTAAAAGCGTATTTCAACCTGAACAACGCACCcaagagaaacaaaaatacatAATCTTCATGCCACGCTAAAGACTGATCCCCGTCAGTCTCACTGATAGTATTACAGGAAAAAACTGCACTGTGAGGCATCCTTATATTTTAAAACAGGAAAACCCCGAGATACGTTAAAGAGGCAGACTAAAACCAAACTATGGAGACGTGTTAACATATTTGACTACTGGCTAGGGCGTGCGTTGTTCTCCGTACACTGGGTCTGCTTTTATGAGTGTTGGTAGCGACCTGACAGTATTAGCTCCTATTTGAGGACGCTGGGTACCTTTCAGGTCACTGAGCGACAGGAAGGAGGGGGTGATAGAAAAGAGACAGTTTCCTGTCAGATTCTTGTAAATTTGTGTCCCTTAACGGAGCGAGGGGAATTTACCGGTAGAACCACAACGTCTATTTACGaaataaataagttaaaaattctAAATTATGATCCCAAAAGAACCAAAGCCCCTCTTTGGCGTGATGGAGAGTTTGAACGTAAACTCGTGCTCACCGCGTTCTCATCCATTTACCAACTGTAGCCCCGCGCTCTCACAGGAACCCTACACACAGTCAAACACCGGCTCGCCGTTTTGTCTCTGATAAAACACACTTATTTCACACAGCTGCTCGGCCGAAACTCATATTGTTTTCTATTTCATTTCAAGGAAAAAAAGTTTCACACATTTCATTTTACCTCACGTAAGTCCGCGCCACAGCCACCGCCATTGCCAACCCTCTCACGTGACCAACATCCTAGCCTACCCTCTGCACGTGACCGTTCTCTGGCCCCACCCATCCGTACATGACATCATCCGCGCCGTTCGTGTCACGTGATTGGTCTTTCATTATGGCCGCCTCCTGGAAAGTGACAGGTGGGTGTTGCTTTTTGGTGAGCGTGGGTATTTTTATAAACATTATACTTGCTGCTTTTGGTCTTGGGTTTTTCTTTTCCCCCAGATGGTAATGTTCGTTTTCTCATCATTTTCATTTCTCTACGAGTAATTGAACGTTTGTATTGCACCTGTGAAGTCTTATGAATGGCTAGCCCTTGCTGCTGTTCTTTATCAAACGCCACTACTGAGATCAGGTTGTTTCTTttactgaaaccaaaagagaaaatgctggaaaatctcagcaggtctggcagcatctgtaaagagagaaaagagctgacgtttcgagtctaactgaccctttgtcaaagctgggagaaagtgaggactgcagatgctggagatcagagctgaaaaatgtgttgctggaaaagcgcagcaggtcagacagcatccaaggagcaggagaatcgacgttttgggcataagcccttcttcctgaagaagggcttatgcccgaaatgtcgattcttttgctcctttgtcaaagctgccagacctgctgaggttttccagcattttctcttttggtttcagatttcagcatccacagtaattttcTTTTATGTGGTGTTTCTTTTACTGCTCGCTCCCGTTAAAATCATTGTTTAGTAAACTGTTCATCTGGCGGCTTCTTTTTACGATACTCTCACCTCTCCCCTTTGAATTTTAACTGGAGAGTCAAGTGTGTACCTTGATCTATCTGAGACTAAATGAAAAACTTAATCAAACCATTGTTGTAGTGAACAATTTACTATGACTATCGCGGTTTACATTTTCTACTAGTTGTTTGCTATTTTTGGCTAACACCGCAGTTATAACAATTTAAATTTGAGTACTGCACTTTTGATTGTTAGTTTTATTTTGCCCGTTTGGGCATTTTGTGCTGGGTGTGGGCGATCCATTTTCTGATCCCCGCTGTGGCCAGTGGGTTGCTGTCAACTGTTTGCATCTCAATACAGTCACAAACTTTCCTTGTCTCTTTCGAGAAGAAGGCAATTTCTTTGACTTGGTTTCAAATGTTACCGTTTGATGTGCCtttggaaaaataaacaggattGGTGTCTTTGAAACTGATTTACTTGCTGGTTTTAAACTTATTGAGAAGGGATTATCAAGATCGGCTTTTAGATGTTCAACATTaagagttatacagtcatagagatgtacagcatggaaacagacccttcggtcaacccgtccatgccgaccagatatcccaacccaagctagtcgcatctgccagcaccaggcccatatccctccaaacccttcctgttcatatacccatccaaatgcctcttaaatgttgcaattgtaccagcctccaccaaatcctctggcagctcattccatacacgtaccaccctctgcatgaaaaagttgccccttaggtctcttttatatctttcccctctcaccctaaacctatgccctctagttctggactcgccaaccccagggaaaagactttgcctatttatcctatccatgcccctcataattttgtaaacctctataaggtcacccgtcagcctccggcgctctagggaaaacagccccagcctgttcagcctctccctgtagctgagatcctccaaccctgccaacatccttgtaaatcttttctgaacgttttcaagtttcacaacatctttctgataggaaggagaccagaattgcacgcaatattccaacagtggcctaaccaatgtcctcccaactcctgtactcaatactctgaccaataaaggaaaacataccaaacgccttcttcactatcctatctacctgctactacactttcaaggagctatgaacctgcactccaagctacctttgttcagcaacactccctaggaccttaccattaagtgtataagtcctgctaagatttgctttcccaaaatgcagcacctcccatttatctgaattaaactccatctgccacttctcagcccattggcccatctNNNNNNNNNNNNNNNNNNNNNNNNNNNNNNNNNNNNNNNNNNNNNNNNNNNNNNNNNNNNNNNNNNNNNNNNNNNNNNNNNNNNNNNNNNNNNNNNNNNNNNNNNNNNNNNNNNNNNNNNNNNNNNNNNNNNNNNNNNNNNNNNNNNNNNNNNNNNNNNNNNNNNNNNGTAgagagcccagcaccgatccttgtggcactccactagtcacaggcttccagtctgaaaaacaaccatccaccaccaccctctgtcttctacctttgagccagttctgtatccaaatagctagttctccctgtattccatgagatctaaccttgctaatcagtctcccatggggaaccttgtcaaacgccttactgaagtccatataggtcacatctactgctctgccctcatcaatcttctttgttactggACAatgattcagtttttaaaaatgcactccCAAATTTGTGTAAAAAGCCATGAAATACCTTCCTAAAAATCAAACCAAGATTATGAATACCTCTCTCAATATTGAGGTCAGTGCACTCTTCATATATTGACTATGGTTTGCTGACGCCACAAATTgtatgcacatccctggactccaaatttagaagaaaaatgaaaaaaatgctaTACTTTTCCTGTTGTTATTGAATGGACTATATTCTCATTACTGAAGTGATTGGTGGTCATTCATTTGTTATTCATAGAGCTGGAGCAGTACAGGTATTGTAATGGTAGTCACTTAAATTTTGCTTATCAATACAGGACTGGTTAAACTCATATGTTATATGCACGAATGCAATATTCTTCTCTACCAATATTTAGTGTCCACTATTATAGCAGTTAGGTGGCTGCAGATACAGCAATAAACATCAATTCTTAAATCTCACTTCTGAAAGCTCAAGTCAATTTGCACTCAGTAGTAGAACCCTCACCAAAAGGTCAGTGGGTTGTTGGCTCAAGTCCCTGTGTTGAGAATTAAGCACAATAGCTATCCAgatcagtgtgatgctgaaggaatggTACATTGGAGGTGCTATATTTCAGAAGGGATGTAAAATGAGGCCCCATCTAATATCTTGGGTGTATGTAAAAGACCTTTTGGAATAAGAACAATTTCTCCTTGACgttctggctaatatttatccgtTAACTGTCACTAAACAGATTGTCTAGTCATTATTTCATCAAAGATTGTGAAACCTTGCTGTTCAGCAACTGTCTACTAAGTCTACAACAGTTACCACTTGACTGTAAACTGTTGTGGGGCACCCTGAGTTTATGAAAGTTCTTTCTTCTTTCAATTAATAGCCTGATGATGAGTTGTATAAAAGTATTTTCTGTAAACTTTAAGTGACTGTGATTTCTCATTTGTCTTGGATGTACAGTTTTTGATCATTTTACTTGTCTTGAATTCCAGTGatgttcaaaataaaatgttgtttaatGTTTTTCTCCAATGCCTGAGTATTTTGTAGCCCAAGATTTGCAAActgattttctctctccatatTAAAATCTGGGTTTTCAAATTGCAATTAAAAGTTGACTTTACTGAACATTAATTATaagcttctttttttttaacaaatcctAACTTTGagaattaatggtagggccatggggcgtgttgccaaacaaagagacctagggtgcAGATTCactgttctttgaaagtggagtcgcgggtagacagggtggtgaagaaggcatttggcatgtttgcctttattgggcacaacattgagtataggagctgggatgtcatactgtggctgcacaggacattgtggtgaggccacttttagaatactacttaccattctataggaaggatgttgttaaatttgagaagctgctgaaaagatttacaaggatgttgctgtgactggatggtttgagctatagggagaggttgcatagtctggggctttttttccctggagtgtcagaagctgaggggtgactttgtagaggtttataaaagcatgagatgCATgaaaagggtgaatagccaaggtctttttcctaaggttaggagtccaaaacaagagggcataagtttaaggtgagagtggaaagattttaaaaggacctgaggggtaactttttcatgcagaaagtggtgaatgtatgAAACgatctgtcagaggaagtggtctaggctggtacaattacatcatttttaaaaggcatctggatgggtatgaataggaaagatttggagggacacgggccaaatgctggtaaataggactaggtcaggttgggatgtctgtTCGATGtgaaccagttggactgaagagtctgtttctgtgctgtatgactgtatagcTAAACAGTCATTCCCTACATTTCCAATAAGAGGAACTGTATTTGGTGAAGAGGTTTAACTTTATCTATATGTACAGAAGAAAATCAGCTAATGCATTTCAGAAGGTTTAAAATCTGTCACAATGTTTCTACAAAAAACTTACTGCTTCCTTATATCTAATCAAATATCTTGTTGCTCATTTGCATGCTTTGGTTACCTAATATATTTTTCAAACTAAAAAGATACAACAAAAAGCTTAACAGCAGAAATAGGAAATGAAAGTATGAATCATATGTTATTCTTATCTGTGGATGATGCTAGAAAAGTGAAGTTCACAAATAGCACTGTAATTGgacacagattttttaaaattttcagtcaCCAGGGAGAAAAAAGACAGTCCAAGAAAGAACTGAATAAAATGCCCAAAGTAACAAAGGTTGGAAGTCTGAATAATTCAGTGAAGAGAAACATTTGACGCCACTTTATTGAAGCTGATGTAAAAGGCTATGGAATACTGGTCTCTACCTCAAAAGAGCTGGAATACAAAAAAGTAGAAATAGTATTACAATTGAATGGAGCTCTGATTTAGGATCTAGTGAACACCACTAAGAATATCAATGCAAGATTAATGATCCTTTGAAGATGATTAAAGTAGGCTAGCATGAGCACACTGTTTGCTCTGGTGAAAGAGCCCAGAACATAATCTTAAAAATAGAGCTCAGCTATTCATAGGTAGGTCTGAAAGCACCTCCTAACACAATGGCTAACGCAAGCCTGGAACTGTCTCCCAAAAAGCTGTTGATGTTGGGTCTTTTGAACATTTCAGAACTGAGattgcctaacaaaaatctattcatGGTGTGAGTATATATGAAATTAAGATACagatccatcatgattttattgagtGACGGGAGATTCAAGGTgctcaatggcctcctcctgttcctgtgtcacaaTATAGATTACAAAACAGTGCGCAATCAGTTCTTGTACTCACATTTATGATGGCAGAACTTGTAAATTGCATCTGCTGCAGTGGCAGTTACCACAAATAGTCTATGCTCTTTGTCAATAGAATGTTTGTTTGATTCCAGTTAATTGGATCAGACAGATGGCACATCAGACTACTCAGCTCAACTACCTGGCAAGTGGTTCTACATTTTAATTCAGGAAAATTATGCTATTGGTAGTACTATAATATCATTGATTGTATATTAGTCAACCAATTGTTTTCAGTAGAATTTTTGTATTTAATTTGTTGCTTCTAAACTGGAAATGAATTGACGTGGCTCCTGCATGCAATCTATTCTAATCTGATGGCATTTCCAAGCAGTACATGGTGTGTCGAACAAATTGTTGAATTTCACCCTTGTATCTGACTTACTGAGACTCCTTTGACTGATTTACAAGTGGATGAAAAAGCCTCATCTGGCACTTTTAGCTTATAATTTAACTGTAACTAATGCAGTCTACGTTACAATCTCTGTTCCAGGTCTGACAGTCAGTTAGATCTACCCAGTTGCAAACGTTGGAAGAAAATCCAATGAAAGGGAACATTCAACAGCACAATTTCTGCCAGATGAAATGGAACTCCAGACACTTTTCAGGATTCTACAATAACTAAAACTTTCTTCAATACGGTGTACGCCATAAGAAAAGTCTTGCAGCAATGTTGAAAAATCCTGTGTTTGTGGAGTCTTTCATTGTTTTCATCATCGTGTTGTCTGTCCATGCTGTGATCTGGAACCTCTTTACCTGGTGCACACTAGCCTTGGCGATTCAAGCTTATTACGTTCAGCACAAGTGGGACAGGTTACTGAAATCCGGAAATGCTGTTTTTCAATATAGATCAGCCTTTAGTAGTGGCCTGCTGCCAGCCAGTGTGGTTTTGCCTTTGCTAGGAATTGTGTTAAAGGAGCAGTGGGAAACTGTTGGAAATGTACAGTTCGAGCGGTTCTGCaccatgtgttcagctgcaggAATGGCCATTGCTCTGTTTATCTCATTACTGGGTTTGGGCCTCACAAAGCCTCGGCCCACGAATACCAGCATTGTGTATGGTTTTGCAGCCAGTGCCATAATATATACCCTGAAGCACGCTCTTGCAGTGTCTGAAGTCATCGAAATCCTGGAGATACTATTGATTTTTGTCTATCTTTCTCTCATTGTCCTTTATATTATGCCACGGAGCTTCACGCCAGGAGAAGTTATGTTGTTTTTGTCAGGTTTGAGCATAGTTACCAACCAGCTCATCAAACGATCTTTGACTTTTGGAGATGGTAGATGCGATCCACTTGCATCATTCCTCTTGGTGACTGTGGTTGGAATGGCCCTCCTGGGATTTATTTTCGCTCTCTTGTACTGTTTCATGGACTCTAAAACCTGGGTTTCATCACTGATTTTCCATGTGACCACTATGGCTTTTGGAATGGGAATCATGGTGCCCTGGTTCTACCGGCTGACCAGAAACCATCTTTTTCCTTGGCTTCTCAACTTCCTTACAGCCACCAGAACAAGGATCTACCTACTGAGCTACTGGATCACACTGGCATTTCTTGCTTCTGTCATTGTCTTTCATCAGAACAGTAAGCAATCATCTGGGTCTAAAAAGTACAAAGCTTCAACTGCTATAAGGAAAAGTTTTCATTTCATCATAGTGGCAACCTATGTCCCAGGTCTCCTCTATGATCGTCCACTACTCTATGTTGCTGCTGTGGTTTGCTTTGCTGCATTTGTGACGTTGGAATATATAAGGCATTTTAGGATTAAACCACTAGGAATGATGTTGAGACCAATGCTGGCCCTGTTCCTTGATGACCGTGATAGTGGTCCTTTGATCCTGACACACATTTACCTGCTACTAGGACTGACCCTGCCTGTAtggcttttccctggagtgtttgcCCCAGAGAGCTCTTTCTCAGGAGAGGTAGCACTGGCTCCATATGCTGGAGTTCTAGCCGTGGGAATTGGCGATGCATTGGCTTCTGCTATTGGAAGCACAATGGGAGAAGTTAGGTGGCCTGCAACTAAGAAAACctttgaaggaacagcaacttctgtctttgccCAAATCATCGCTGTTGCTTTGATTCTAATCTTTGATAAAACAGTGAGTTTGAATGGCAGCTACACCTGGATTGTGGGATCTATTGTTATAGTCTCCCTATTAGAAGCTTACACTGATCAAATAGACAATCTTTTATTGCCCTTGTATCTTTTCCTTATGCTAATGGTTTGATTGAGAGAGTTGGATGTACACTAATGTTGCAGCAAATTCAGGGGCAGATGCTAcccaaaaaaaaggaaatcatAATATTTGAAGGTGATTCCAAAACAAATTAATGTTGAACTgacaaattattattttaaaacaatgataaCTGTAATACAAAAGAATGTGTTAACGCTTTTCCCAATAGTGAATTCATTCCCTGAAGTGAAATTAAGCCCAACACACAAGGAAAATCCTTTAGTTTGTTCTCTGGTCTGGATTGATTTAACCAGCCGCGCCCTGACTTggaaaattaattaattacatCAGCCAGAGCATTCAGAATCTATAAAGAAAGGAAGATCTTGAATCTTTAGACATAGCCTTTCATTTTAGCAATGAATGAAGAATTGTGCCTTAAACATCAGAATGGTAAAGGTCACAACTGCTGTTTTTTCACATGGACCTCAACACATTATCAGTTTGAAGAGAGAAATCTTGTCAAGTGGTATTTTCTCTgttcagtaaaaatgaaacaaaaatagtacATCCCAACCATTGATATAATCATGTCAATCTTTATATTTCTGATATTCGCTTAACTGTGACTGACTAGTTTTGTTTTTCATGCAGTTGGAAGTCACAATTCACAATAAAATACTGCAGCTACTGAAATTCTGAGACAAACATCCACATTGCTGGAAACACTCTGCAAGAAGTATAGTGAAAAGAAaaggttaatatttcaagtctaatCTTTTCATGTTCTGAATCAAAAATTAGAGCAGAAGGATTAACCTTTAACCTCCTTTTAAAATACTGTATGACTTACTGAgtccttccagaatgttctgtttcGATTCCAGATTTTCAACGTCTACATATTTCATTACCATTCCTGACCACTATCCAGTAAATCCTGATGATGAAAGGTTCTCATGTGGATTTTAGGCAAGGATGGCTTTGATCTGAATATTAAATGTTCTTTCACTAACCCAACCTGGTATTATCAAATGtagaagagaaaaggaaaaagattaTTAAAACTTGCTTTTTAGAAACAAGGTATTGAGTCAAGAAAAAAATCTCAACTAGCAGACCTTGTGATAATACCGTATTTTGCATGTGTGTTGCTGATATTTGCTGATTGAGGTGTATAGATCACACGCAACCATCTGCAAACGTAGTCATGTGACTTATGCGTAATGGACCTTAAGATTTTATTGCACGGAAGATCATAGCTAAAATTTATATGTATCGGAAAATGGAATGAACCTTAATTCTTACTGAAACCACATCAACCAGGAACAGTACAAAGGGGTATGGTTGGTACTTGAGTAACCTGGAACAATGCAGAACATTCAGAAAGTATACACCGTAATATGTAACTGTTATACTtcacaaacaaaagcaaattgtGATCTGTCATTGGAGAAAGAAGGAGTGAACAGACTGAAGGATCTTTATCAGAGTGAGTGGAGAGAAGGTTAGGTGGGTAAAAATTTGGTGAGTCACTCAATCATGGTCACTAGTATCCACCTTACAGGAACTGGTCCAGAAAACAGAGACCTGGAAGTCAGTTGCCAGTCATTCAGCAGTGGTTACTGCATAAtcatgcagaaaaaaaaacagaaagagaatTAGAAAAGTGAttcaagtctgctgtgccattcaatatgatcataccTGATCATTtttctcaatgccatttttcCTGCATGTTACCTgtttatctcagctttaaatagtGATGGGAGCATCCATAACCCTTATCCTTCGAGTGAATCCATTTCTCCCCAACACTCCCAAAAAATTGCACTTTAACCTGAGATTGTGCCCATGTTCTTGATTTCCCACCCAACAGAAACAACCTCATTGTCTACCCTGTCAGGTCCATGATTCTAAAAGCTCTGGTTTTGGTTTGGTGTAAACGTTTAACTTATTATGCCCTTATTAAATACCTTAGATACATTCCTTAAGACAAATGCACTTTTTAAATGTAAGTTTTTCATGTAAGTAACAAAAAAGAAGTGAGAAAGACGGATACTTCGCCCAACTATCTCTCAGACCATGCACAAAAAATGCTTACGAATGATCTTTAGTTACTAAAAAACAAAATCATAACTACAACACATTTTGCACTAATTTATATTTAAACATCAGTGCTTTTCTTTGACTGATATGTGATATGAGTCATATTCCAAATTTCACCATTTCAACTCGTGGTTGTTAGTCTGTCCCATGTTTTCTAATTGGGCAGTAGTTAACACCCACTAGAGAAATTTCATCTCCAGGATGAAAGAAATCACTACCTCAATGATTGGCTGGTGAACATTTGAATAATTTTTTCTGGGTGGGAAAAAGTGAAATATTGCTGCTTATTGTAGAACATATGTTTCAACATCTAGAGCTATGTGGTCAAATATCTGTTTAAATGGTTACTTCAAATAGTGCATAAATGGGGGAATTGGTGGTTTTACTCATAACGTCACTAAACTAATAATCCAGatgcccaggctaatgctctgggcacGTGGGTTCATCCCATTGTGGTAGAGAATGGAATTtaaacatattaataaattttaaTATCAAGATAGTCTCAATTATGGTGACCATGAGACTATCAACAATTGttctaaaaacccatctggtttacaaaTGGGCCttggggaagaaaatctgccattcttcctTGTTCTAACCTAGATGTGATCctggacccacaacaatgtgatttactcttaactgccctttcaaatgaggcaattagggatgagcaaggcaaatgctgaccttgtcagcaacaccaatatcccatgaaggaatagAGAATATTAAGAGAGTTATATGAGAAAATAATTCATCAGGTCATGGAATAAGCTAAGCATCTTGGTCTTCATTACAACCTAGTGACACCAGTTGAGAAAGATAGGAGTGTCTGCATCAATGTCAGGTTGGTTCAAACTTGGTTGTGATGTATTTATAATAAGGTGGGCTTGTAAATAACCACAGGTCAATACACTGAGTAGTTGTCAAATGAGAGGAGCAGCAAGTGAATACCTACAGCGGAGATGGCAGAAGACCAAACAATTTTATATTGAAGTTTTTCCGTACGGTTAGTCATCCAAGCTTGTATTTCATTCCAAGAAAATTAAGCACACCTCATTGAATACAACAAAATGGATATTGTCTCTTATTACTTCAGTTTGCTGGAGGACTGATAAATTCAAGCACTGCTCTACACTGAATATAAGTTAAATGTTCCCCACAAGTTGCTTGCTTTTTCTTTGATTTAAATTATGATCTGTGCTGTAAAATGATTGTTGACTTCAAGAAATTTACTGAAGTCAGTAAATTAAATTTCT is a window of Chiloscyllium plagiosum isolate BGI_BamShark_2017 chromosome 30, ASM401019v2, whole genome shotgun sequence DNA encoding:
- the dolk gene encoding dolichol kinase encodes the protein MLKNPVFVESFIVFIIVLSVHAVIWNLFTWCTLALAIQAYYVQHKWDRLLKSGNAVFQYRSAFSSGLLPASVVLPLLGIVLKEQWETVGNVQFERFCTMCSAAGMAIALFISLLGLGLTKPRPTNTSIVYGFAASAIIYTLKHALAVSEVIEILEILLIFVYLSLIVLYIMPRSFTPGEVMLFLSGLSIVTNQLIKRSLTFGDGRCDPLASFLLVTVVGMALLGFIFALLYCFMDSKTWVSSLIFHVTTMAFGMGIMVPWFYRLTRNHLFPWLLNFLTATRTRIYLLSYWITLAFLASVIVFHQNSKQSSGSKKYKASTAIRKSFHFIIVATYVPGLLYDRPLLYVAAVVCFAAFVTLEYIRHFRIKPLGMMLRPMLALFLDDRDSGPLILTHIYLLLGLTLPVWLFPGVFAPESSFSGEVALAPYAGVLAVGIGDALASAIGSTMGEVRWPATKKTFEGTATSVFAQIIAVALILIFDKTVSLNGSYTWIVGSIVIVSLLEAYTDQIDNLLLPLYLFLMLMV